The Terriglobus tenax genome contains a region encoding:
- a CDS encoding VOC family protein, with protein MVKPQIDHVAIYVSDLERRVAFYKDTFGFERVPMPVTFAAWLSMGKGVMLHIVAGRKESVANTKWDHLSIACSDITVMTASLDAKHILWASMEGKPEPAVRFDGVKQIFVKDPDGYWIEINDALKVRPPAK; from the coding sequence GTGGTCAAGCCGCAGATCGATCATGTTGCGATCTACGTCTCGGATCTGGAGCGGAGAGTTGCCTTCTACAAAGACACCTTCGGCTTCGAACGGGTTCCAATGCCCGTGACATTCGCCGCATGGCTATCGATGGGCAAGGGGGTCATGTTGCACATTGTCGCGGGAAGGAAAGAGTCCGTCGCCAACACCAAATGGGACCACCTTTCGATTGCGTGCTCCGACATAACTGTCATGACGGCATCTTTGGATGCAAAGCACATTTTGTGGGCAAGCATGGAAGGTAAGCCGGAACCAGCAGTACGCTTCGACGGTGTGAAGCAAATCTTTGTCAAAGATCCAGATGGCTATTGGATTGAAATCAACGATGCGTTGAAAGTCCGCCCGCCTGCGAAGTGA
- the priA gene encoding replication restart helicase PriA, with protein MPRYADIALPVPLDRPFTYAVDGVVPAVGARVLVPFSGQKLMGVVVKVHDDAPPPEIDTKPIQQVLDTEAVLSAELMELANWIAAYYLAPLGEVLRGMLPLMAEVKRDVTYRITEVGQKILYQGAELGSSRRSKLSPEDQNREYAVLNLLEAGEAARPGKIRSATGANKALLEGMVRKKWLVRETVAEQRDARRLEKVAVLVPDARLPKLNDNQMRLLAELAAVGGRMKVADTRGLQLPQTTLGTLVRRGLVSIEEVPESFHLSGVHVPGKKHAHEHTLNPQQKAAADAIIASLDAPPAEFKPTLLYGVTGSGKTAVYFAAMQAALDRGKAAILLVPEIGLTPAMAAQLHAAFGSQVALLHSQLSPDERAEQWHRIRRGEAPVVVGTRSAIFAPAPKLGLILVDEEHDGSYKQEETPRYHARDTAIVRARLNGAAIAIGSATPSLESWHNGQRGKYTLLQMPDRVSNRPLPEVELIDMRAEFQHTGQDALFSRTLLEETRTALDRGEQAIILLNRRGYSFVVMCRSCGEKIECQNCAIAMTYHKHGRADDFDDHAKAGQRLECHYCGFRRTVPSVCPKCQSEHLYYLGAGSQQGEEKLIELFPNARIGRMDRDTVRGRADMERLLTRLHSGEINLLVGTQMIAKGHDIHGVTLVGVVGADFALGLPDFRAAERVFQLLTQVSGRAGRGDKPGRVVVQSYHPDHYAMKFAQQHDYHSFVQKELQYRRWMHYPPFTALANLVIQSDELAQAAGWAAELGRFVEKTPLPKVRIIGPATAPLSRIKKIYRFHFVLKSESRAALAEALRAMLAHAETQQIPRAAIIADVDAVHLM; from the coding sequence GTGCCTCGCTACGCTGACATCGCCCTGCCTGTCCCGCTGGACCGCCCGTTTACTTATGCGGTGGACGGCGTAGTCCCTGCCGTGGGCGCGCGGGTGCTGGTGCCCTTCTCCGGGCAGAAGCTGATGGGCGTGGTGGTGAAAGTGCACGACGACGCTCCGCCGCCGGAGATCGACACCAAACCCATCCAGCAGGTGCTGGACACCGAGGCTGTGCTCTCCGCCGAATTGATGGAACTGGCCAACTGGATCGCCGCCTACTACCTGGCTCCGCTGGGCGAGGTGTTGCGCGGCATGCTGCCGCTGATGGCCGAGGTCAAGCGCGACGTCACCTACCGCATTACCGAGGTGGGCCAGAAGATTCTTTACCAGGGTGCGGAGCTTGGCTCCTCGCGCCGCAGCAAACTTTCGCCCGAGGACCAGAACCGCGAGTACGCCGTGCTGAACCTGCTGGAGGCGGGCGAAGCCGCGCGGCCGGGGAAGATCCGCTCGGCCACCGGGGCAAACAAGGCGCTGCTGGAAGGAATGGTGCGCAAGAAGTGGCTGGTCCGCGAGACCGTCGCCGAGCAGCGCGACGCCCGGCGGCTGGAGAAGGTCGCCGTTCTCGTCCCTGACGCTCGCCTGCCCAAGCTGAACGATAACCAGATGCGCCTGCTGGCCGAACTTGCCGCCGTGGGCGGACGCATGAAGGTGGCCGACACCCGCGGGCTGCAGCTTCCGCAGACGACCCTCGGAACCCTGGTCCGCCGCGGGCTGGTCAGTATCGAAGAGGTGCCCGAGAGCTTCCACCTGAGCGGAGTGCATGTACCTGGCAAGAAGCACGCGCACGAGCACACGCTGAATCCGCAGCAGAAGGCCGCTGCAGACGCCATCATCGCCTCGCTGGATGCGCCTCCAGCCGAGTTCAAACCGACGCTGCTCTATGGCGTGACCGGCAGCGGCAAGACCGCCGTCTACTTCGCCGCCATGCAGGCTGCGCTGGACCGCGGCAAGGCCGCAATTCTGCTTGTGCCGGAGATTGGCCTTACGCCCGCCATGGCCGCGCAGCTTCACGCTGCCTTCGGCTCGCAGGTGGCGCTGTTGCACTCACAGCTTTCCCCGGACGAGCGCGCGGAGCAGTGGCACCGCATCCGCCGCGGCGAGGCTCCGGTTGTGGTCGGCACACGCTCGGCCATCTTCGCGCCTGCGCCCAAGCTGGGGTTGATCCTCGTCGACGAAGAACACGATGGCAGCTACAAGCAGGAAGAGACGCCGCGCTATCACGCCCGCGACACAGCCATTGTCCGTGCTCGGCTGAATGGAGCGGCCATCGCCATCGGTTCGGCCACGCCCTCGCTGGAGAGCTGGCACAATGGCCAGCGCGGCAAGTACACGCTGCTGCAGATGCCGGACCGCGTCTCCAACCGTCCGCTGCCGGAGGTTGAGCTGATCGACATGCGCGCCGAGTTCCAGCACACCGGGCAGGACGCTCTCTTCTCGCGCACGCTGCTGGAGGAAACACGCACAGCGCTAGACCGTGGGGAGCAGGCCATCATCCTTCTCAATCGCCGCGGCTACAGCTTCGTAGTCATGTGCCGCAGTTGCGGCGAGAAGATCGAGTGCCAGAACTGTGCCATCGCCATGACGTACCACAAACATGGCCGCGCCGATGACTTTGACGACCACGCCAAGGCAGGCCAGCGGCTGGAGTGCCACTACTGCGGCTTCCGGCGCACCGTGCCCTCGGTCTGCCCCAAGTGCCAGTCTGAGCACCTGTATTACCTGGGTGCGGGCTCGCAGCAGGGCGAGGAGAAGCTCATCGAGCTCTTCCCCAACGCCCGTATCGGCCGCATGGACCGCGATACCGTACGAGGCCGCGCCGACATGGAACGCCTGCTCACGCGGCTGCACTCGGGCGAGATCAACCTTCTGGTCGGCACGCAGATGATCGCCAAGGGACACGACATTCACGGCGTCACGCTGGTGGGCGTCGTGGGTGCGGACTTCGCTCTGGGGCTGCCGGACTTCCGCGCCGCCGAGCGCGTCTTCCAGTTGCTGACGCAGGTGAGCGGACGCGCCGGTCGCGGCGACAAGCCAGGACGCGTCGTGGTGCAGAGCTACCACCCCGACCACTACGCCATGAAGTTCGCCCAGCAGCATGACTACCACTCCTTTGTGCAGAAGGAGCTGCAGTACCGACGCTGGATGCACTACCCGCCCTTCACCGCACTGGCCAACCTGGTGATCCAGAGCGATGAGCTGGCACAGGCCGCCGGATGGGCGGCTGAGCTCGGCAGATTCGTGGAGAAGACACCGCTGCCGAAGGTCCGCATCATCGGCCCGGCCACGGCGCCGCTGTCGCGCATCAAGAAGATCTACCGCTTCCACTTTGTGCTGAAGTCAGAGAGCCGTGCCGCACTGGCGGAGGCGCTGCGCGCCATGCTTGCGCACGCAGAGACACAGCAGATTCCACGCGCGGCCATCATCGCCGATGTGGATGCCGTTCACCTGATGTAA
- a CDS encoding OPT family oligopeptide transporter — MALENFRPFVPANETRPELTFRALIIGALFGVLFGAVTVYVGLKAGLTVAASIPISVLSISILRAFGRSSILENNIVQATGNAGQSIASGVIFTLPALIFLGFDLEASRIFALALFGGWIGVLFMIPLRRQLIVEEHGTLTYPEGTACADVLIAGEKGGSFASRIFLGLGLGGLYTLFQNENLFGLFPGTPNYQPDYGEQHLLRGSAIRADVTPEYLGVGYIIGIRVAAIMLAGGVFSWLVLMPAIVFFGGHLPGPLYPGTVPIMQMSPSDLWRTYVRPMGAGAVACSGLITLLRTAPTIVSALTAGFRKKGSASSVSAEEKASRTEHDIPMKWVGLGSVALVVLMVAFLQFKPVPGAQVGLFANIAAAVLVVIFGFLFVTVSARIVGIVGSSASPVSGMTIATLMATAAIFLVKGWTAPAFGALAITIGGIVCIAASNAGDTSQDLKTGFLIGATPWKQQVAIMVGVIVSVFSIGATLNAMNTGLETFQKMPAPRALNLAALPEGVTSNGSFTRSHIELTSHDEQGHQSKQALDGTQSYILLNAIGSSTLEDGKYLYNPATGLAEVQWVQGIGSEKAAAPQGRLMATVINGILSRKLAWGLVLLGVALVIVVELLGIRSLTFAVGAYLSIGTTLAIFVGGVVRWMVDRALEKHRAANAIPGDELASEEISPGSLYASGLIAAGGIVGLLGVCVKLYENLQETTIWRFPETNALHKDWVSVIGFGLLAFSLYYFARKPLDQKKEQ; from the coding sequence ATGGCCCTAGAGAACTTCCGCCCCTTTGTTCCCGCCAATGAAACCCGACCCGAACTCACCTTCCGCGCGCTGATCATTGGCGCGCTTTTTGGTGTGCTGTTTGGCGCGGTCACCGTGTATGTCGGTCTGAAGGCCGGTCTGACCGTTGCGGCGTCGATCCCGATTTCGGTTCTTTCCATCTCGATTCTGCGGGCGTTTGGACGCTCGTCGATTCTTGAGAACAACATCGTGCAGGCTACCGGGAATGCCGGGCAGTCCATCGCCTCGGGCGTGATCTTTACGCTGCCCGCGCTCATCTTCCTGGGCTTCGACCTGGAGGCCTCGCGCATCTTCGCGCTGGCGTTGTTCGGCGGATGGATCGGTGTGCTCTTCATGATTCCGCTGCGTCGGCAGTTGATTGTGGAAGAGCACGGCACGCTCACCTATCCCGAAGGCACGGCCTGCGCCGATGTGCTGATTGCGGGCGAGAAGGGCGGCAGCTTCGCCTCGCGCATCTTCCTCGGGCTCGGGCTCGGTGGCCTCTACACGCTCTTCCAGAACGAGAACCTCTTCGGCCTCTTTCCCGGCACGCCCAACTACCAGCCGGATTACGGCGAACAGCACCTGCTGCGCGGCTCGGCGATTCGTGCCGACGTTACGCCGGAGTATCTCGGCGTCGGCTACATCATCGGCATCCGCGTCGCGGCCATCATGCTCGCCGGCGGCGTCTTCAGCTGGCTGGTGCTGATGCCTGCCATCGTCTTCTTCGGGGGACACCTGCCGGGGCCGCTCTATCCCGGCACGGTGCCGATTATGCAGATGTCGCCTTCAGACCTGTGGCGCACCTATGTACGGCCGATGGGTGCGGGAGCGGTGGCCTGCTCCGGTTTGATTACGCTGCTGCGTACCGCGCCGACGATTGTGAGCGCGCTGACGGCAGGTTTCCGGAAGAAGGGGAGCGCATCGTCTGTCTCGGCGGAGGAGAAGGCCAGTCGCACCGAGCACGATATCCCGATGAAGTGGGTTGGTCTGGGGTCAGTCGCGCTGGTGGTGCTGATGGTTGCATTTCTGCAATTCAAGCCTGTACCAGGAGCGCAGGTAGGCCTCTTCGCCAATATCGCTGCTGCGGTTCTCGTCGTGATCTTCGGCTTCCTCTTCGTCACGGTCTCGGCGCGTATCGTCGGCATTGTCGGTTCGTCGGCCAGCCCGGTCAGCGGCATGACGATTGCCACGCTGATGGCCACAGCCGCGATCTTCCTGGTCAAGGGATGGACGGCCCCGGCCTTCGGTGCGCTGGCCATCACCATCGGCGGCATCGTCTGCATTGCGGCCTCGAATGCGGGCGACACCTCGCAGGACCTGAAGACTGGCTTCCTGATCGGCGCCACGCCGTGGAAGCAGCAGGTGGCGATTATGGTCGGCGTCATCGTCTCGGTCTTCTCGATTGGAGCGACGCTGAATGCGATGAATACCGGTCTGGAGACCTTTCAGAAGATGCCCGCACCACGCGCGTTGAATCTTGCCGCGTTGCCGGAGGGCGTGACCAGCAATGGCAGTTTCACACGCAGTCATATTGAGCTGACCAGCCACGATGAGCAGGGTCACCAATCCAAGCAGGCGCTTGACGGAACGCAGAGCTATATCCTGCTGAATGCCATCGGCTCGTCCACGCTCGAAGACGGCAAGTATCTCTACAACCCGGCCACCGGGCTGGCAGAGGTGCAGTGGGTGCAGGGTATTGGCAGCGAGAAAGCCGCCGCACCGCAGGGCCGCCTGATGGCCACGGTCATCAATGGCATCCTGTCACGCAAGCTGGCCTGGGGATTGGTGCTGCTGGGCGTCGCGCTGGTCATCGTGGTGGAACTGCTCGGCATTCGCTCGCTGACCTTTGCCGTCGGCGCGTACCTGTCGATCGGAACGACGCTGGCTATCTTCGTCGGCGGTGTTGTCCGCTGGATGGTCGATCGCGCTTTGGAGAAGCATCGTGCAGCGAACGCTATCCCGGGTGATGAGCTGGCCTCGGAGGAGATCTCTCCGGGCTCGCTCTATGCTTCAGGTCTGATCGCCGCCGGCGGCATCGTCGGCCTGCTGGGCGTCTGCGTTAAGCTCTATGAGAACCTGCAGGAGACCACCATCTGGCGCTTCCCGGAGACCAACGCCCTCCACAAAGACTGGGTCTCGGTCATCGGTTTTGGCCTGCTGGCGTTTTCGCTCTACTACTTTGCCCGTAAACCGCTGGACCAGAAGAAGGAGCAGTAA
- a CDS encoding class I SAM-dependent methyltransferase, translating to MPLTLQEQFGQIDIYVFDQILRGNITGGMTVLDAGCGFGRNLVHLLREGCRVFAVDANPAGVDHVRRLSAALETGLPETNFQVAAIEEMPFPEEFADVVICNSVLHFARDDDHFHAMLAGLWRAVRPGGMLFCRLGSRIGMDFEEVGENRYIVGDGQEWFLVDESMLLDYTATMEAVLVDPLKTTIVQDYRCMTTWVLRKPLTHASTPHSPIP from the coding sequence ATGCCGCTTACCCTCCAGGAACAGTTCGGACAGATCGACATCTACGTCTTCGACCAGATTCTCCGTGGCAACATTACCGGCGGAATGACGGTGCTGGACGCCGGCTGCGGCTTTGGACGCAACCTGGTGCACCTGCTGCGCGAGGGCTGCAGGGTCTTTGCCGTCGACGCCAACCCCGCGGGCGTTGACCATGTGCGCCGTCTCTCGGCTGCGCTTGAGACGGGCCTTCCGGAGACGAACTTCCAGGTAGCGGCGATTGAGGAGATGCCCTTTCCGGAAGAGTTTGCCGACGTCGTGATCTGCAACTCCGTGCTGCACTTTGCCCGCGATGACGACCACTTCCACGCCATGCTGGCCGGGCTGTGGCGTGCGGTCAGGCCGGGCGGCATGCTGTTCTGCCGGCTGGGTTCGCGCATCGGCATGGACTTTGAAGAGGTCGGCGAAAACCGCTATATCGTGGGCGATGGGCAGGAGTGGTTCCTGGTCGATGAGTCCATGCTGCTGGACTATACCGCGACCATGGAAGCCGTCCTGGTCGATCCCCTGAAAACCACCATCGTGCAGGATTACCGCTGCATGACCACGTGGGTGCTGCGCAAGCCACTGACCCACGCTTCCACACCGCATTCCCCGATACCCTAA
- a CDS encoding DUF2059 domain-containing protein, with amino-acid sequence MRRLFLGAAVLLLAMPGVSRADDATKRAKVEEILLVTKSDKVFNTMVENGMKQGEQAAMSLFEDSSKMTPKDREILTRFEGKMLATFKAESGWETMKPELVDLYASLYTEAQVDGILAFYKSPAGQAMIEKTPEIIAKSSAIAQGHFQQMQPKLQTLFMEFKTEVEAAHTPAVAKPKP; translated from the coding sequence ATGCGTAGATTATTTCTCGGAGCAGCCGTTCTTCTGCTGGCCATGCCTGGCGTTTCCCGTGCGGACGATGCCACAAAGCGTGCCAAGGTCGAAGAGATCCTGCTGGTGACCAAGTCGGACAAGGTCTTCAACACGATGGTGGAGAACGGCATGAAGCAGGGCGAACAGGCGGCCATGTCGCTGTTTGAAGATTCATCCAAGATGACGCCGAAGGACAGGGAGATTCTTACTCGCTTTGAAGGCAAGATGCTGGCGACCTTCAAAGCTGAGTCCGGCTGGGAGACGATGAAGCCCGAACTGGTGGATCTGTATGCCAGCCTCTATACGGAGGCGCAGGTAGACGGCATTCTGGCTTTCTACAAGTCGCCCGCAGGGCAGGCCATGATCGAAAAGACCCCGGAGATCATTGCGAAGTCGTCCGCAATTGCCCAGGGGCATTTCCAGCAGATGCAGCCCAAGCTGCAGACTCTGTTCATGGAGTTCAAGACCGAGGTTGAGGCGGCGCACACGCCTGCTGTCGCCAAGCCGAAGCCGTAA
- the dcd gene encoding dCTP deaminase gives MSIKSDRWIRQQAIEHGMIRPFSEKQVREGVISYGLSSYGYDLRVSDEFKIFTNVNSAIIDPKNFDERSFVTVQADSVIVPPNSFALARSIEYFKIPRDVLTICVGKSTYARCGIIVNVTPFEPEWEGFVTLEISNTTPLPARVYANEGLCQILFFQSDEICEVSYADRGGKYQNQQGIVLPKL, from the coding sequence ATGTCCATCAAGAGCGACCGCTGGATTCGGCAGCAGGCCATCGAACACGGAATGATCCGCCCCTTCAGCGAAAAGCAGGTCCGCGAGGGTGTCATCTCCTATGGACTGTCGTCTTACGGCTACGATCTGCGGGTCTCCGACGAATTCAAGATCTTCACCAATGTCAATTCGGCCATCATCGACCCGAAGAACTTCGATGAGCGCTCCTTTGTCACCGTTCAGGCGGACTCCGTCATCGTTCCGCCAAACTCCTTCGCTCTGGCACGTTCAATCGAGTACTTCAAGATTCCTCGGGATGTGCTCACTATCTGCGTTGGAAAGTCCACCTATGCTCGTTGCGGCATCATCGTCAATGTGACGCCCTTTGAGCCGGAATGGGAGGGTTTTGTGACCCTCGAAATCTCGAATACAACCCCTCTGCCGGCGCGTGTCTACGCCAACGAGGGCCTTTGCCAGATCCTTTTCTTCCAGTCGGACGAAATCTGCGAAGTCAGTTATGCCGACCGTGGAGGGAAATACCAGAACCAGCAGGGCATCGTCCTGCCGAAGCTCTAA
- a CDS encoding DUF6454 family protein: protein MMFRLVVALGWVALSVPQLIAQNSLQVQGMEHAKLVETVPLDGTLYHVQGVDVDAEHIWITSVDMVEKHGYLHQFSRAGKFERRVDLTDGDRYHPGGFSIAGDSIWVPVAEYKPHSSGVLVELDKKTLAVKRRIAVADHVGCVAVTGKELIAGNWGSRQLYVLDMQGRQIRVIDTPSHNQYQDIKFVDGMLVGGGNLTRTTGAVDWYRWPQMKLVRSVQSGMTDRGRLYSAEGMALKGSDLYLAPEDGPSRVFHFVVGR from the coding sequence ATGATGTTTCGTCTGGTTGTTGCCCTTGGTTGGGTGGCTCTTTCTGTCCCGCAGTTGATTGCGCAAAACAGCCTGCAGGTTCAGGGCATGGAGCACGCAAAACTGGTGGAGACGGTGCCGCTGGATGGCACGCTGTACCACGTGCAGGGCGTGGATGTGGATGCGGAGCACATCTGGATCACGTCCGTGGACATGGTGGAGAAGCACGGCTACCTGCACCAGTTCAGTCGCGCGGGAAAGTTTGAGCGCCGCGTGGATCTGACCGATGGAGACCGTTATCACCCCGGTGGATTTTCCATTGCTGGCGATTCCATCTGGGTGCCGGTGGCAGAGTACAAGCCGCATAGCTCCGGTGTGCTGGTGGAGCTGGATAAAAAGACGCTGGCAGTGAAGCGAAGGATTGCGGTGGCGGATCATGTCGGCTGTGTCGCGGTCACGGGCAAGGAGCTGATTGCGGGTAACTGGGGCAGCCGCCAGTTGTATGTACTGGACATGCAGGGCAGGCAGATACGTGTGATTGACACGCCTTCACACAACCAGTACCAGGACATCAAGTTTGTGGATGGAATGCTGGTGGGCGGCGGCAACCTGACCAGGACGACTGGGGCTGTGGATTGGTATAGGTGGCCGCAGATGAAGCTGGTGCGCAGCGTCCAGTCCGGCATGACGGACCGTGGACGGTTATACAGCGCTGAGGGCATGGCGCTGAAGGGAAGTGACCTGTATCTTGCGCCGGAGGATGGGCCCAGCCGGGTGTTTCATTTTGTGGTGGGGCGATAG
- a CDS encoding HU family DNA-binding protein, whose protein sequence is MIKQDLIQRIVDRTGLPRTKAEAAVDTIFEAMKQALATGDRIELRGFGVFNVRPRKTGIGRNPRTGAEVSITPGKAVRFKPGKDLQVIG, encoded by the coding sequence GTGATCAAGCAGGATCTTATTCAGCGGATTGTGGATCGCACAGGTCTTCCCCGAACCAAGGCCGAAGCTGCGGTGGACACGATCTTCGAAGCAATGAAACAGGCGCTTGCCACGGGAGACCGCATTGAACTGCGCGGTTTTGGCGTCTTCAACGTGCGTCCCCGCAAGACCGGAATCGGACGCAATCCGCGCACCGGCGCCGAGGTCAGCATCACTCCAGGAAAAGCCGTACGCTTCAAACCCGGCAAAGACCTGCAGGTCATCGGCTAG
- a CDS encoding energy transducer TonB, which yields MMRKLIAVSLFVLPTLMHAQQSSVRAETPKMMAAAAVAPKVHTFSGIIAPKRITDIDRSIFVGLTSAQPVVAKFTVDEKGIPQNVAVEGASANVSAKVADAVSKLRYQPGLLNGEAYSFPMVLKIDLR from the coding sequence ATGATGCGTAAGCTTATTGCAGTTAGCCTGTTCGTTCTTCCCACTCTCATGCACGCCCAGCAGAGCTCGGTTCGTGCCGAGACTCCGAAGATGATGGCCGCTGCAGCGGTGGCCCCGAAGGTGCATACCTTCAGCGGAATCATCGCGCCGAAGCGCATCACGGATATCGACCGCTCGATCTTCGTCGGCCTTACCTCCGCCCAGCCGGTGGTTGCCAAGTTCACGGTGGACGAGAAGGGCATTCCGCAGAACGTCGCAGTCGAGGGCGCCAGCGCGAATGTTTCGGCCAAGGTTGCCGATGCTGTCTCCAAGCTGCGCTACCAGCCCGGTCTGCTGAACGGCGAAGCCTACTCCTTCCCGATGGTGCTGAAGATCGACCTGCGCTAA
- the hemG gene encoding protoporphyrinogen oxidase — protein sequence MHPSLCHACNNLRKVTTDTPPNGKAHYHGLVKKIAIIGGGISGLTAAYRLHRLGVPCTLFEAGPRLGGIVETHREDGFVIECGPDSWVAEKPWARELAVELGLGDEILSSNDHNRLTYVLQNGTLVPMPEHMRMMVPQGQPGMDALLASPLFTDEAKRAYLNEPSRAAELKSYAAAHTHDDESVASFVARHFGQEVADKLAAPLLSGVFGGSIHKLSVNAVMAPFVALEQEFGSLITGLASRQRKGVSLFASLRSGLGSIVERMAATLPEKSIKLREKVLEMEQKGPLWSIKTAHSEELFDALLLATPPRQAASLLAPVLPESRHLLPQHASSAIIIALAFRDPFPLPHGFGFLVPEGSSESRLLAATFVDQKFPSRAPANGRVLRAFFADQDMMDLPDSVLVRLGLNELSSILGQPLPEPAISLVRRWPDSLPQYEVGHRERIATLEAKVATLGVLRLLGNGYHGVGLPDLVRQADEAAQWAASV from the coding sequence ATGCACCCCAGCTTATGCCATGCCTGTAACAACCTGCGAAAGGTGACCACGGACACGCCCCCCAACGGCAAGGCTCACTATCATGGACTGGTGAAGAAGATTGCCATCATCGGCGGAGGCATCTCCGGCCTGACCGCCGCCTACCGTCTGCATCGTCTTGGAGTTCCTTGCACGCTCTTTGAAGCCGGCCCACGCCTTGGCGGCATTGTCGAAACCCACCGCGAAGATGGCTTCGTCATCGAATGCGGCCCAGATTCCTGGGTCGCGGAAAAGCCGTGGGCCCGGGAACTGGCCGTCGAACTGGGCCTTGGCGACGAGATCCTCTCTTCCAACGACCACAACCGGCTCACCTATGTTCTGCAGAACGGCACGCTGGTCCCCATGCCTGAGCACATGCGTATGATGGTGCCGCAAGGGCAGCCCGGCATGGACGCCCTTCTGGCGTCGCCGCTCTTCACCGACGAGGCCAAGCGCGCCTATCTGAACGAGCCCTCGCGCGCCGCCGAACTGAAGTCCTATGCTGCCGCCCATACGCACGACGACGAGTCCGTCGCCAGCTTCGTCGCCCGTCACTTCGGGCAGGAGGTGGCCGACAAGCTCGCCGCTCCCCTGCTCTCCGGCGTCTTCGGCGGCAGCATTCACAAGCTCTCGGTCAACGCCGTCATGGCGCCGTTTGTCGCACTGGAACAGGAGTTCGGATCACTGATCACCGGCCTGGCCTCGCGTCAGCGCAAAGGTGTTTCTCTTTTCGCTTCTCTGCGCAGCGGGCTCGGCAGCATCGTCGAACGCATGGCCGCAACGCTCCCCGAGAAGAGCATCAAACTTCGCGAAAAAGTGCTCGAAATGGAGCAGAAAGGGCCCCTGTGGAGCATCAAAACCGCGCATTCCGAAGAGCTTTTTGACGCCCTTCTGCTGGCCACGCCGCCCCGGCAGGCGGCATCACTACTCGCCCCCGTGCTGCCGGAAAGCCGGCATCTCCTGCCGCAGCACGCAAGCTCGGCCATCATCATCGCGCTCGCCTTTCGCGATCCCTTTCCCCTGCCGCACGGTTTCGGTTTCCTGGTGCCTGAAGGCTCCAGCGAAAGCCGTTTACTGGCCGCCACCTTCGTCGACCAGAAGTTCCCCAGCCGCGCGCCCGCCAATGGCCGTGTTCTGCGCGCATTTTTCGCCGACCAGGACATGATGGACCTGCCGGACTCCGTGCTGGTGCGGCTTGGGCTGAACGAGCTTTCTTCGATTCTCGGCCAGCCGCTGCCGGAACCAGCCATCAGCCTCGTCCGCCGCTGGCCTGACTCGCTGCCGCAGTATGAGGTTGGTCACCGCGAACGGATCGCCACGCTGGAAGCAAAGGTTGCCACGCTGGGCGTGCTACGGCTTCTCGGCAACGGCTATCACGGGGTCGGACTGCCGGATCTTGTGCGCCAAGCAGACGAGGCTGCCCAATGGGCAGCCTCTGTCTGA
- a CDS encoding YybH family protein, with amino-acid sequence MNILRSALIPLSLLVATGRVVAQHTTADETDIRGTIMTMQGEWNRHDMAAYASHMTDDVEWVNVVGAWWKGKAQLQSTLDRYHKTIFKNRLLHDPTTLGFHEVAPNVIVATVIRATDGYTGSDGKPVPPVSDILTLTFVKHGAGGIWLIAEGHNTSITESVPPKVQ; translated from the coding sequence ATGAATATTTTGCGTAGCGCTCTGATACCCCTGTCATTACTCGTCGCGACAGGTCGCGTCGTCGCCCAGCACACGACCGCGGACGAAACTGACATCCGAGGGACCATTATGACCATGCAGGGCGAGTGGAACCGCCATGATATGGCTGCTTACGCCTCGCACATGACTGATGATGTGGAATGGGTCAATGTTGTTGGTGCGTGGTGGAAGGGTAAGGCGCAACTTCAGAGCACCCTGGATCGCTACCATAAGACCATCTTCAAGAATCGGCTGCTTCACGATCCCACAACTTTGGGATTCCACGAAGTCGCCCCCAATGTAATCGTCGCGACGGTGATTCGCGCGACGGACGGGTACACGGGATCAGATGGTAAGCCCGTCCCCCCGGTCAGCGATATCCTGACGCTTACCTTTGTGAAGCACGGTGCAGGTGGAATTTGGCTAATCGCCGAGGGACACAATACGAGCATCACGGAAAGTGTCCCTCCAAAAGTTCAGTAG
- a CDS encoding energy transducer TonB, producing MKKLIAASIALVSVAANAQLMPISGGFLARVAAPEAIAAVTGVAKPVTAAIALVPPVRQNQLDAAKVAALPAAGVVTVHFTVDTNGVPQNISLERSVSPSADAKIIEAVSALRYAPGSLHGEKVAFPVALSLNLK from the coding sequence ATGAAGAAGCTCATCGCCGCCAGCATCGCCCTCGTTTCCGTCGCCGCCAACGCCCAGTTGATGCCGATTTCGGGAGGTTTTCTGGCCCGTGTCGCTGCTCCTGAAGCCATTGCCGCGGTTACGGGCGTAGCCAAGCCGGTCACCGCCGCCATCGCCCTGGTTCCCCCGGTTCGTCAGAACCAGCTGGACGCCGCAAAGGTTGCGGCCCTGCCCGCCGCCGGTGTGGTGACGGTGCACTTCACGGTCGACACCAACGGTGTGCCGCAGAACATCTCCCTGGAGCGCTCGGTCAGCCCCTCGGCTGACGCCAAGATCATCGAAGCTGTTTCGGCTCTGCGCTATGCGCCGGGTTCGCTGCACGGTGAAAAGGTCGCGTTTCCTGTCGCTCTCTCGCTGAACCTGAAGTAA